From a single Brettanomyces bruxellensis chromosome 7, complete sequence genomic region:
- the RPL31B gene encoding 60S ribosomal protein L31B (BUSCO:EOG09265EOF) yields the protein MAASLKEPVSREYTINLHKRLHGIQFKRRAPRAVKEIKKFATLHMGTEDVRLDPKLNVALWKRGIQGVPTRLRLRISRKKNEEESAKSKMFSYVEYVNVPSIKGLQTTVVEDEA from the exons ATGGCCGCTTCGCTTAAGGAACCAGTTAGCAGAGAGTACACCATCAACCTCCACAAAAGG TTGCACGGTATCCAATTCAAGAGAAGAGCTCCAAGAGCTGTGAAGgagatcaagaagttcGCCACATTGCACATGGGAACAGAGGATGTCAGATTGGACCCTAAGTTGAATGTCGCTTTGTGGAAGAGAGGTATCCAGGGTGTCCCAACCAGATTGAGACTTAGAATCtccagaaagaagaacGAGGAGGAGAGTGCTAAGTCGAAGATGTTCTCTTACGTTGAGTACGTTAATGTTCCATCTATCAAGGGATTGCAGACTACTGTTGTTGAGGATGAGGCTTAA
- a CDS encoding uncharacterized protein (BUSCO:EOG09261ZPW) — translation MPSEVQESDRKRTNEEVEKITDDNHGPETKKQKSEVEESKDSWKKGEAPIKEEYRVHDSYVGGEIDDDDLEASRTFRGDEENGNNKKGKRVKRKGKNRGQNHNRRLIQARERIKLCASVVDPEDEIHTCHYGADNCKFSHDVDAYLKEKPADNPGMCPVWEKNGYCPAGVKCRWLGSHYDKEKKKLVYKDGYVRKEEMGELNWISGSQKHTLQKRKVPLTKSDDITKWIDEIYRGKSPEEVRKEEQEHAATYIEPPFRPCEKKDLHLKGKKIVAPLTTVGNLPFRRLMRTLGADVTYSEMALCLPLIQGSKSEWALMKAHQSEYPGFGVQLAASKHWQTSKAVEAIAKLAPNVSEFNLNCGCPIDLLFRKGEGSGLMDNPNRMLRILKGMNYCSGDIPVTVKMRMGVRDEKPLAKQIVEKLLPEGDVAAITIHGRSRKQRYTRLANWDYVGETASVVKGWYEENEDTQASKEKAELRPVYVVGNGDCYTYEDYNKDMSYPGMDAVMIGRGALIKPWIFEEIDSQQYLDKTASERLSIIEQYSKFALDHWGSDEFGVNTARRYMCEFLSFTYRYVPVGLLERLPPKLNQRPPPYRGRNELETLLASPDYKDWIKITEMFLGKADDGFSFIPKHKSNSYENPN, via the coding sequence ATGCCTTCGGAAGTACAGGAAAGTGATCGCAAAAGAACAAACGAAGAAGTAGAGAAAATTACAGATGATAATCACGGGCCAGAAacaaagaagcaaaagtCCGAGGTTGAGGAAAGTAAGGACAGCTGGAAGAAAGGAGAGGCTCCAATTAAAGAAGAGTACAGAGTGCATGACTCGTATGTTGGTGGAGAAATAgacgatgatgatttgGAAGCAAGTAGAACATTTCGAGGAGACGAGGAGAATGGCAACAACAAGAAGGGAAAGAGAGTGAAGAGAAAGGGAAAGAATAGAGGACAGAATCACAATAGACGGCTGATCCAGGCAAGAGAACGCATCAAGTTGTGTGCTTCTGTGGTTGATcctgaagatgaaatacaCACATGCCATTATGGAGCGGACAATTGCAAGTTTTCGCATGATGTGGATGCTTATTTGAAGGAGAAACCGGCCGACAATCCAGGTATGTGTCCAGTTTGGGAGAAGAATGGATACTGTCCAGCTGGTGTGAAGTGTAGATGGCTGGGGTCGCACTATgataaagagaagaagaaactaGTTTATAAAGACGGATACGTGAGAAAGGAGGAGATGGGGGAGTTGAACTGGATCTCGGGGTCCCAAAAGCACACACTTCAGAAGCGAAAGGTCCCACTCACCAAGTCGGATGATATTACGAAATGGATCGATGAGATTTATCGGGGAAAATCTCCGGAAGAGGTAAGAAAGGAGGAGCAGGAGCATGCAGCAACTTATATAGAGCCACCATTCAGGCCATGCGAGAAGAAGGATCTCCATTTGAAGGGAAAGAAGATTGTGGCACCATTAACAACAGTTGGAAACCTCCCGTTCAGGCGTTTAATGAGAACTTTGGGTGCAGATGTGACATATTCAGAAATGGCACTCTGTCTTCCACTTATCCAGGGTTCGAAGTCAGAGTGGGCCCTAATGAAGGCTCACCAGAGTGAGTACCCAGGCTTTGGAGTGCAGCTTGCAGCATCAAAGCATTGGCAGACTTCTAAAGCTGTCGAAGCCATTGCCAAACTTGCACCAAACGTCTCAGAGTTCAATTTGAACTGCGGATGTCCGATCGACTTGCTTTTCCGTAAAGGTGAGGGCAGCGGGTTGATGGATAACCCAAACAGGATGCTCAGGATTCTCAAAGGCATGAATTACTGCTCGGGTGACATCCCCGTCACAGTTAAGATGAGAATGGGTGTGAGAGATGAAAAGCCGCTTGCAAAGCAGATTGTCGAAAAGTTACTTCCAGAAGGTGATGTGGCGGCAATCACGATCCACGGAAGATCACGTAAGCAGCGGTACACCAGGCTGGCCAATTGGGATTATGTTGGAGAGACGGCATCAGTAGTGAAGGGGTGGTATGAAGAAAACGAAGACACTCAGGCAAGTAAGGAGAAGGCAGAGTTGAGACCTGTGTATGTTGTTGGAAACGGAGACTGTTACACGTATGAAGATTACAATAAGGACATGTCTTATCCTGGAATGGATGCAGTGATGATTGGCCGAGGAGCATTGATAAAGCCTTGGATATTCGAGGAGATTGATTCTCAGCAGTATCTCGATAAGACTGCAAGCGAGAGACTCTCGATTATTGAGCAGTACAGCAAGTTTGCATTGGACCACTGGGGTTCGGATGAGTTTGGAGTGAACACTGCTAGACGGTACATGTGTGAGTTTTTGTCGTTTACATACCGGTATGTGCCTGTTGGTCTACTTGAGAGGCTTCCACCGAAATTAAACCAGAGACCTCCTCCTTACAGAGGCAGAAACGAGCTTGAAACTCTTCTTGCATCTCCAGATTACAAGGATTGGATCAAGATCACGGAGATGTTTCTTGGAAAGGCAGATGATGGATTCTCCTTTATTCCAAAGCATAAGAGTAACTCATATGAGAATCCGAACTGA
- a CDS encoding uncharacterized protein (BUSCO:EOG09264XKX) → MALQYTLVFSLLMVEMALFAIISLPLPPKVRKPLLNSINIPFHSEKFQIFFKCVIGFIGVLFVDSLHRMNKVTNELYNMDNGGFVPEHSGMPPPPQGNPGIASGSTRAEIQSRRFYAQRNVYLCGLTLFFSLVVKRTYDLVYDLLNVKEELARQQKGAKLDKLSTVDEKNAKDVRQKIKDSEKEMKRLKKQAEALSKDYESLDKKAN, encoded by the coding sequence ATGGCATTGCAATACACACTAGTCTTCTCCCTGTTGATGGTGGAAATGGCCCTGTTTGCCATCATATCTCTTCCCCTTCCACCAAAGGTGAGAAAGCCACTTCTCAACTCAATAAACATCCCATTCCACTCCGAAAAATTCCAGATATTCTTCAAATGTGTCATTGGATTCATTGGTGTGTTGTTCGTGGACTCCTTGCATCGAATGAACAAGGTGACGAACGAGTTGTACAACATGGATAATGGTGGCTTTGTCCCCGAACATTCTGGAATGCCTCCACCACCTCAAGGCAATCCGGGCATCGCCAGCGGCTCAACAAGAGCAGAGATCCAGAGCAGGAGATTCTATGCTCAGAGAAACGTGTATTTGTGCGGGCTCACGTTGTTTTTCTCGCTCGTTGTTAAGAGAACTTACGATTTGGTGTATGATCTTCTGAATGTAAAGGAGGAGCTTGCCAGGCAGCAGAAGGGTGCAAAGTTGGACAAACTCAGTACTGTGGATGAGAAGAACGCCAAGGATGTGAGGCAAAAGATCAAGGACAGCGAAAAGGAGATGAAGAGGCTTAAGAAACAGGCCGAGGCATTATCAAAGGACTACGAGTCTTTGGATAAGAAGGCTAATTGA